The following coding sequences lie in one Flavobacterium cyclinae genomic window:
- the recQ gene encoding DNA helicase RecQ — protein MNPNEIDLHKELKRYFGFNQFKGLQEQVVKSIITGNNTFVIMPTGGGKSLCYQLPALVLDGTAIVVSPLIALMKNQVDAIRSLSSEPGIAHVLNSSLNKTEVNQVKKDITSGITKLLYVAPESLTKEEYIEFLNSVKLSFVAIDEAHCISEWGHDFRPEYRNLRNIVRQLGDVPMIGLTATATPKVQEDILKNLDMPDANTFKASFNRPNLYYEVRTKTKNVESDIIRFIKQHKGKSGVIYCLSRKKVEEIAQVLQVNGISAVPYHAGLDAKTRAKHQDMFLMEDVEVVVATIAFGMGIDKPDVRYVIHHDIPKSLESYYQETGRAGRDGGEGHCLAYYSYKDIEKLEKFLSGKPVAEQEIGFALLQEVVAYAETSMSRRKFLLHYFGEEFDDVNGEGADMDDNVRNPKKKVEAQDQVVTLLKVVQETKQLFKSKEVVLALVGKINAVIKAQKIDALPCFGSGASFDEKYWMALIRQVLVSGLLTKDIETYGVLKMAKKGEEFLKKPESFMMSEDHEYNEEEDEAIVTAAKSSGTADEALMAMLRDLRKKEAKKLGVPPFVIFQDPSLEDMALKYPISIDELSNVHGVGEGKAKKYGKPFVDLISRYVEDNDIIRPDDLVVKSTGANSGLKLYIIQNVDRKLGLDDIAKAKGLDMDGLLKEMEQIVYSGTKLNIKYWIDEILDEDQQEEIHDYFMESESDKIDLALKEFDGDYDTEELRLMRIKFISEVAN, from the coding sequence ATGAATCCAAACGAAATTGATTTACATAAAGAATTAAAGAGATATTTTGGTTTTAACCAATTCAAAGGTCTTCAAGAACAAGTGGTTAAAAGTATCATTACCGGAAATAATACTTTTGTAATTATGCCAACAGGCGGTGGTAAGTCACTTTGTTATCAATTGCCAGCATTAGTGTTAGACGGAACTGCAATTGTGGTTTCTCCATTAATTGCCTTAATGAAAAACCAAGTAGACGCAATACGAAGCTTGAGTTCTGAACCCGGTATTGCTCATGTTTTGAACTCTTCGTTAAATAAAACAGAAGTTAATCAGGTAAAAAAAGACATTACTTCTGGTATTACGAAATTGTTATATGTTGCTCCAGAATCTCTAACAAAAGAAGAATATATTGAGTTTTTAAATAGTGTAAAACTATCTTTTGTTGCTATAGACGAAGCCCATTGTATTTCAGAATGGGGACATGATTTCCGTCCAGAATATCGTAATCTAAGAAATATAGTGCGCCAATTAGGTGATGTGCCTATGATTGGTTTAACCGCAACAGCAACTCCAAAAGTTCAAGAAGATATCTTGAAAAACTTGGACATGCCAGATGCCAATACATTCAAAGCATCATTTAACCGTCCCAACTTATATTACGAAGTACGTACAAAAACTAAAAATGTAGAATCGGATATTATTCGATTCATCAAACAACATAAAGGAAAATCAGGTGTAATTTACTGTTTGAGCCGTAAAAAAGTGGAAGAAATTGCCCAAGTTTTACAGGTTAATGGTATTAGTGCTGTTCCATATCATGCGGGTTTAGATGCTAAAACACGTGCCAAACATCAAGATATGTTTTTGATGGAGGATGTTGAGGTTGTAGTGGCAACTATAGCCTTTGGTATGGGAATCGATAAACCCGATGTTCGTTATGTAATTCACCATGATATTCCAAAATCTTTAGAAAGTTACTACCAAGAAACAGGTCGTGCTGGTCGTGATGGTGGTGAAGGACATTGTTTAGCATACTATTCCTATAAAGATATTGAGAAGTTAGAAAAATTCCTCTCTGGAAAACCGGTTGCGGAACAAGAAATCGGTTTTGCTTTGTTACAAGAAGTGGTAGCGTATGCTGAAACTTCTATGTCTCGTCGTAAATTCTTATTGCATTATTTTGGTGAAGAATTCGACGATGTAAACGGTGAAGGGGCAGACATGGATGACAACGTTCGTAATCCGAAGAAGAAAGTTGAAGCGCAAGACCAAGTGGTTACTTTATTAAAGGTAGTTCAAGAAACCAAGCAATTATTTAAATCTAAAGAAGTGGTTTTAGCGTTAGTTGGCAAAATTAATGCGGTTATAAAAGCTCAAAAGATTGATGCTCTACCTTGTTTTGGATCAGGTGCCTCTTTTGATGAGAAATATTGGATGGCTTTAATTCGACAAGTTTTAGTGTCAGGATTGCTAACAAAAGATATTGAAACGTATGGCGTTTTGAAAATGGCTAAAAAAGGAGAAGAGTTCCTTAAAAAGCCAGAATCTTTTATGATGTCAGAAGATCATGAATACAATGAGGAAGAAGATGAAGCGATTGTAACTGCAGCAAAATCTTCTGGAACAGCAGACGAAGCCTTAATGGCTATGTTACGTGATTTACGTAAGAAAGAAGCTAAAAAATTAGGTGTGCCTCCATTTGTTATTTTCCAAGATCCTTCTTTGGAAGATATGGCGTTGAAATATCCAATTTCTATTGATGAGTTGAGTAATGTGCACGGAGTAGGAGAAGGGAAAGCCAAAAAATATGGAAAGCCATTTGTTGATTTGATCAGTCGATATGTTGAAGATAACGATATTATTCGTCCAGATGATTTAGTAGTGAAATCAACTGGGGCTAATTCTGGATTGAAGTTGTATATCATTCAGAATGTAGATAGAAAGTTGGGATTAGATGACATCGCTAAAGCAAAAGGGTTAGATATGGATGGTTTGTTGAAAGAGATGGAACAAATTGTTTATTCGGGAACCAAATTGAATATCAAATATTGGATTGACGAAATTTTAGATGAAGACCAACAAGAAGAAATTCACGATTATTTCATGGAATCCGAATCGGATAAAATTGATTTGGCGTTGAAAGAATTCGACGGTGATTACGATACTGAAGAATTACGTTTGATGCGAATTAAATTTATTAGCGAAGTAGCGAATTAA
- a CDS encoding KpsF/GutQ family sugar-phosphate isomerase, which yields MSTTNTILATAKRTLLSESKSIENLINYLDEDFAKSVSEIYNTKGRLVVTGIGKSALIAQKIVATLNSTGTPSMFLHAAEAVHGDLGMVQPEDIIICISKSGNSPEIKVLVPLLKRFGNTLIGMTADKNSFLGKESHYILHAYVENEACPNNLAPTNSTTAQLVLGDALAVCLMEMRNFKSEDFAVYHPGGALGKKLLLRVKDMLDTTHKPMVTPDASIKKVIMEISEKRLGVTAVIENNQVVGIVTDGDIRRMLNDRDTFSDLSAKDIMTKNPKHINSSILVSEALNILENNSITQLVVIDENEYKGILHLHDILKEGIV from the coding sequence TTGAGCACAACAAATACGATTTTAGCAACTGCAAAAAGAACACTGCTTTCTGAGAGCAAGAGCATTGAAAACTTAATTAATTACCTTGATGAAGACTTTGCCAAAAGTGTTTCAGAAATCTACAATACTAAAGGAAGATTAGTAGTAACAGGAATTGGTAAAAGTGCATTAATCGCTCAAAAGATTGTGGCTACTTTAAATTCTACAGGAACACCTTCAATGTTTTTACATGCAGCAGAGGCGGTTCATGGTGATTTAGGTATGGTACAACCAGAAGACATCATTATTTGCATTTCTAAAAGCGGTAACAGTCCAGAAATCAAAGTATTAGTTCCGTTATTAAAGCGTTTTGGCAATACACTTATCGGAATGACCGCAGATAAAAATTCATTTTTAGGAAAAGAATCGCATTATATTTTGCATGCTTATGTAGAAAATGAAGCATGTCCAAACAACTTAGCACCAACCAATAGTACCACTGCTCAATTAGTACTTGGAGATGCGTTAGCGGTTTGTTTGATGGAAATGCGCAATTTTAAAAGTGAAGACTTTGCAGTGTATCATCCTGGCGGTGCTTTAGGAAAAAAATTATTGTTGCGTGTAAAAGATATGTTAGATACCACTCACAAACCTATGGTAACTCCAGATGCCTCAATCAAGAAAGTAATAATGGAGATTTCAGAAAAACGCTTGGGAGTAACAGCAGTTATTGAAAACAATCAAGTTGTTGGAATTGTTACAGATGGAGACATTCGTCGTATGTTAAACGATCGCGATACGTTTTCTGATTTGTCAGCAAAAGATATCATGACGAAAAACCCAAAACACATCAACTCTTCAATTTTGGTTTCAGAAGCTTTAAATATTTTAGAAAACAATTCCATTACACAATTAGTGGTAATTGATGAAAATGAATATAAAGGAATACTTCACTTACACGATATTTTAAAAGAAGGAATCGTATAA
- the tatC gene encoding twin-arginine translocase subunit TatC: MSFLDHLEELRWLLVRSSAAILLCAVVAFFFSDFIFNEIIFGPKSPDFITYQFFCDLGKQFNLGDTMCITEINLPIQNREMGGQFSMHMWTSITVGFIFAFPFMLWEIWKFISPALYENEKKYAASFIIISSILFFIGVLFGYYLIAPLSVQFFASYIVSPEINNSIDIDSYISLMKTSAIASGLLFELPIIIFFLTKIGLVNPEFLRKYRKYTLVIVLILSAIITPPDVISQIIVAIPIMILYEASILISVLVVKAQEKEKLKA; this comes from the coding sequence ATGTCATTTTTAGATCATCTCGAAGAATTACGCTGGTTATTAGTTAGAAGTTCGGCAGCCATTTTATTATGTGCCGTTGTTGCTTTCTTTTTTAGCGACTTTATTTTTAACGAAATCATTTTTGGACCTAAAAGTCCCGATTTTATTACGTATCAGTTTTTTTGCGATTTAGGAAAACAATTTAATTTAGGAGATACTATGTGTATAACCGAAATCAATTTACCCATTCAAAATCGTGAAATGGGCGGACAATTTTCGATGCACATGTGGACCTCTATAACTGTTGGGTTTATTTTCGCATTTCCATTCATGTTGTGGGAAATTTGGAAATTCATCAGTCCAGCATTGTATGAAAACGAAAAAAAATATGCGGCTTCATTTATTATAATCTCATCCATTTTGTTCTTTATTGGTGTTTTATTTGGTTATTATTTAATAGCGCCATTATCTGTTCAATTCTTTGCAAGTTATATTGTAAGCCCTGAAATCAATAACTCTATAGACATTGATTCGTATATCAGTTTAATGAAAACATCAGCAATTGCAAGTGGATTATTGTTTGAATTACCAATCATTATTTTCTTCTTAACTAAAATAGGTTTGGTAAATCCAGAATTTTTAAGAAAATACAGAAAATACACTTTAGTAATTGTTTTAATATTATCTGCAATTATTACACCACCAGACGTTATTAGTCAAATCATTGTAGCTATTCCTATTATGATCTTATATGAGGCTAGTATTTTGATTAGTGTTTTAGTTGTAAAAGCGCAAGAAAAAGAAAAATTAAAAGCATAA
- a CDS encoding carboxymuconolactone decarboxylase family protein, whose product MADLVKEFNDYRSKMNEKLLADNNKVIKRIFNVDTNAYMEGALDVKTKELLGLVASAVLRCDDCIKYHLETAYKNGVNKEEMMEAMGIATLVGGTIVIPHLRRAYEFWEALENEPMS is encoded by the coding sequence ATGGCAGATTTAGTAAAAGAATTCAATGATTATCGTTCTAAAATGAACGAAAAATTATTAGCCGATAACAATAAAGTTATTAAAAGAATTTTCAATGTAGATACCAATGCCTACATGGAAGGTGCTTTAGATGTAAAAACAAAAGAGTTATTAGGCTTAGTTGCTTCGGCAGTTTTGCGTTGTGACGATTGTATAAAATACCATTTAGAAACAGCTTATAAAAACGGAGTAAACAAAGAAGAAATGATGGAGGCTATGGGAATTGCCACTTTAGTTGGTGGAACTATCGTAATTCCCCATTTGAGACGTGCTTATGAATTTTGGGAAGCTTTGGAGAATGAGCCAATGAGCTAA
- the lptB gene encoding LPS export ABC transporter ATP-binding protein, protein MKLRAENLVKTYKKRSVVKGISVEVNQGEIVGLLGPNGAGKTTSFYMIVGLVKPNSGSIYLDDMDITNYPMYKRAQNGIGYLAQEASVFRKLSIEDNIMSVLQLTTLSKAEQEAKMEALIDEFALQHIRTNRGDLLSGGERRRTEIARALATDPKFILLDEPFAGVDPVAVEDIQRIVAQLKNKNIGILITDHNVQETLAITDKTYLMFEGGILKAGKPEELVADEMVRRVYLGQNFELRKTKIDFDAPKTTIIHGKGELNLNKE, encoded by the coding sequence ATGAAATTAAGAGCAGAAAATTTAGTTAAAACCTATAAAAAAAGAAGTGTAGTAAAAGGGATTTCCGTTGAAGTAAATCAGGGAGAAATTGTAGGTTTATTGGGTCCAAATGGTGCCGGAAAAACCACTTCATTCTACATGATTGTAGGTTTAGTAAAACCAAATAGCGGTTCTATCTATTTAGATGACATGGATATCACAAATTATCCAATGTATAAGCGTGCACAGAACGGTATTGGTTATTTAGCTCAAGAAGCTTCTGTTTTTAGAAAATTGAGTATTGAAGATAACATTATGAGTGTTTTGCAATTGACTACTCTTTCAAAAGCAGAACAAGAAGCTAAAATGGAAGCCTTGATTGATGAATTTGCTTTACAACATATTCGTACTAATCGTGGAGATTTGCTTTCTGGAGGAGAACGCCGCAGAACTGAAATTGCACGTGCATTAGCAACTGATCCAAAATTCATTCTTTTGGACGAACCTTTTGCAGGAGTTGACCCTGTAGCCGTTGAAGATATTCAACGAATTGTAGCCCAATTAAAAAACAAAAACATCGGAATTCTTATTACCGACCACAATGTTCAAGAAACTTTGGCTATTACTGACAAAACCTACTTAATGTTTGAAGGTGGCATTTTAAAAGCAGGAAAGCCAGAAGAATTGGTAGCTGATGAAATGGTTAGACGTGTTTATCTAGGACAAAATTTTGAGTTACGAAAAACCAAAATTGATTTTGATGCTCCAAAAACAACCATTATTCATGGTAAAGGAGAATTAAATTTGAATAAAGAATAG
- a CDS encoding glycoside hydrolase family 25 protein, whose protein sequence is MTYKIQRHKSITKRKSNSKRKWIFYLISLVLLLFVAIGIYKFRDGFLYYLGFKTNKNIATLSKEERKLADIRIYEVLHKHDDKAIGFDVSEYQSKIDWEQTYHIDEAFELSFVFIRATAGKNKIDTRFKENWKGAKERQIIRGAYHYYRPNENSLEQAENFITTVKLQKGDLPPVLDIEKLPKSQSIDSLKVGLRRWLKKVEKHYKVKPIIYSGESYYTDFLKKEFSDYPLWIANYNFWRNDLESDWLFWQFTEKAQIQGIEGMVDINIFNGDTNKLLLKCIR, encoded by the coding sequence ATGACCTATAAAATTCAAAGGCATAAATCAATAACAAAAAGAAAATCAAACTCGAAAAGAAAATGGATTTTCTACCTGATTTCTTTAGTTCTTTTGTTATTTGTTGCGATTGGAATTTATAAGTTTCGAGATGGTTTTTTGTATTATTTGGGTTTTAAAACCAATAAAAATATAGCAACTTTATCCAAAGAAGAACGGAAATTAGCAGATATCCGCATTTATGAAGTGTTACACAAACACGATGACAAAGCCATAGGTTTTGATGTTTCAGAATATCAAAGCAAAATCGATTGGGAGCAAACTTATCATATTGATGAAGCTTTTGAGTTGTCATTTGTTTTTATTCGTGCTACGGCTGGAAAAAACAAAATTGATACCAGATTTAAAGAAAACTGGAAAGGGGCAAAAGAAAGGCAAATTATTCGAGGCGCTTATCATTATTATCGTCCCAATGAAAATTCATTGGAACAAGCAGAAAATTTTATTACTACGGTAAAATTACAAAAAGGGGATTTGCCACCCGTTTTGGATATTGAAAAATTACCAAAATCTCAATCAATTGATAGTCTAAAAGTAGGATTACGAAGATGGTTGAAAAAAGTGGAAAAGCACTATAAAGTAAAACCAATAATTTATTCTGGGGAGAGTTATTATACAGATTTCCTAAAAAAGGAATTTTCAGATTATCCACTTTGGATTGCCAATTATAATTTTTGGCGCAATGATTTAGAATCGGATTGGCTCTTTTGGCAATTTACTGAAAAAGCCCAAATTCAAGGCATTGAAGGAATGGTGGATATTAATATTTTTAATGGCGATACAAATAAATTGTTGCTGAAGTGTATTCGATAG
- a CDS encoding CDP-alcohol phosphatidyltransferase family protein, whose product MTIKKHIPNLITLLNLSSGLLAIIAIFRGYFDEAFLFVCLGIFFDFWDGFFARKFNVAGPLGVQLDSLADMVTCGVVPGLMMFRLFEDIQQTQPAYMLTEDTFYMGFVPYLGFLITIASCYRLANFNIDTRQTDSFIGLPTPANALVIMSIPMIQFANDFETLTNILYNPYVLLVITIVSAYILNAEIPLFSLKIKEFTWAKYKMQILFLLGSILSFFVLGFVAIPLIIISYVLVSVIANKVKA is encoded by the coding sequence ATGACAATTAAAAAACACATTCCTAACCTTATTACGTTATTAAACCTTTCTTCTGGTTTATTGGCAATTATTGCCATTTTTAGAGGTTATTTTGATGAAGCTTTTCTTTTTGTTTGCTTAGGAATATTCTTTGACTTTTGGGATGGTTTTTTTGCAAGAAAATTTAATGTAGCCGGACCTCTTGGAGTTCAGTTAGATTCTTTAGCGGATATGGTAACCTGTGGCGTTGTGCCAGGATTAATGATGTTTAGATTGTTTGAGGATATACAACAAACGCAACCTGCTTATATGCTAACTGAAGATACATTTTATATGGGATTTGTTCCTTATTTAGGGTTTTTAATTACCATAGCATCGTGTTATCGTTTGGCTAATTTTAATATAGATACACGACAAACCGATTCTTTCATTGGGTTACCAACACCTGCTAATGCTTTGGTAATTATGAGTATTCCAATGATACAATTTGCAAATGATTTTGAAACACTAACAAATATATTATACAACCCTTATGTGTTGTTAGTAATTACAATAGTAAGTGCTTATATTTTAAATGCCGAAATTCCACTTTTTTCATTGAAAATAAAAGAATTTACTTGGGCAAAATATAAAATGCAAATCTTGTTTTTATTAGGTTCTATTTTATCCTTTTTTGTATTAGGTTTTGTTGCTATTCCTTTGATTATCATTAGTTATGTTTTAGTTTCTGTGATTGCGAATAAAGTAAAAGCGTAA
- a CDS encoding putative type IX sorting system protein PorV2, whose protein sequence is MAYGQSIRKYSNEFLNIGVDAAALGMSNAVVSHTGDVNSGYWNPAGLLKLEDKQFAIMHANYFANIAQYDYAGFAMPIDDRSAVGISIIRFGVDDILNTTQLIDSEGNIDYNRISLFSAADYGLTVSYARSLPIEGLNYGVNAKVIRRVIGDFANSWGFGLDLGIQYISDDEDWKFGLMIRDITTTYNTWTINEEKYQEIADAIPGENQELPETSEITLPKAQLGMSKKWIIRYDYSLLAATNLNMQFARTNDLISTNAVSIDPALGLEFGYIDLVYLRAGVGNFQQITQIDNSNKLSFQPNIGIGFKYKGIQVDYALTDLGDQSAALYSNIFSLKVDWELFR, encoded by the coding sequence ATGGCTTATGGACAATCCATTCGGAAGTATTCCAATGAATTTTTAAATATTGGTGTAGATGCTGCGGCTTTAGGGATGTCAAACGCTGTAGTTTCACACACAGGTGATGTTAATTCAGGCTATTGGAATCCGGCAGGGTTATTAAAATTAGAAGACAAGCAATTTGCGATTATGCATGCCAATTATTTTGCGAATATTGCGCAATATGATTATGCTGGTTTTGCCATGCCAATAGACGACAGAAGCGCCGTGGGAATTTCAATAATTCGTTTTGGAGTTGATGACATTTTAAACACTACGCAACTTATCGACAGTGAAGGAAACATCGACTATAACCGCATTTCTCTTTTTTCAGCTGCAGATTATGGATTAACCGTTTCATACGCTAGAAGTTTACCTATTGAAGGTTTAAATTATGGAGTTAATGCAAAAGTTATACGAAGAGTTATAGGAGATTTTGCAAATTCTTGGGGATTTGGATTGGATTTAGGAATACAATATATCAGTGATGATGAAGATTGGAAATTTGGTTTAATGATTCGGGATATTACAACAACTTACAATACTTGGACCATTAATGAAGAAAAATATCAGGAAATTGCTGATGCTATTCCGGGAGAGAATCAAGAATTACCTGAAACTAGCGAAATTACATTACCTAAAGCGCAATTAGGAATGTCTAAAAAATGGATTATTCGTTATGATTATAGTTTGTTAGCAGCAACTAATTTAAACATGCAATTTGCTAGAACAAATGATTTAATCTCAACTAACGCTGTAAGTATTGATCCAGCTTTAGGGTTAGAATTTGGCTACATTGATTTGGTTTATCTTAGAGCTGGCGTTGGAAATTTTCAACAAATAACTCAAATTGACAATTCCAATAAATTAAGTTTTCAACCTAATATTGGAATAGGATTCAAATACAAAGGAATTCAAGTTGACTATGCTTTAACCGATTTAGGAGATCAAAGCGCTGCCTTATATTCCAATATCTTTTCACTAAAAGTGGATTGGGAATTGTTTAGATAA
- a CDS encoding lipoprotein N-acyltransferase Lnb domain-containing protein, which translates to MIKKLLFLFLFLGTTISYSQNITLSEKAKVSILTCGLGPESYAMYGHTGIRIKDSLKGIDIVYNYGAFDFSTPNFIGKFVKGDLQYFVTYGNFIDFYYNYQYENREIIEQELNLTPLQIRDLYQQLNQSVFSEERFYTYKFIDRNCTTMVVDKINGILGKEYIKSNTTNQSYREILYPYMTDFYMKLGIQLIFGTKVDEPATRLFLPYEFKDAISATKVNGNLIEKNKTTLLKVTQSELPFNWLNSIYSLITILLILVFLNKKWIQISYFILAGILGVFFSLVGLYSLHEEVLWNYNILLFNPLLLVFAWYLKKGIKDRIVLFGKVILALLLVYLAYMTTKIHFEIVWPFIALHFYWIGKIILQIKKVSN; encoded by the coding sequence ATGATAAAAAAATTACTTTTCCTATTTCTTTTCCTTGGAACAACAATTTCTTATTCCCAAAACATCACACTTTCTGAAAAGGCAAAAGTTAGTATTTTAACTTGTGGTCTAGGCCCTGAATCGTATGCTATGTATGGCCATACTGGAATTCGAATTAAAGACAGTTTAAAAGGAATTGATATAGTTTATAATTATGGTGCATTTGATTTTAGCACTCCAAACTTTATTGGAAAATTTGTAAAAGGTGATTTACAATATTTTGTTACTTATGGAAATTTCATCGACTTCTATTACAATTATCAATACGAAAATAGAGAGATAATTGAACAAGAATTAAACCTTACACCTTTACAAATTCGTGATTTATATCAGCAATTAAATCAGTCTGTTTTTAGTGAAGAGCGTTTTTACACTTATAAGTTCATTGATCGAAATTGCACCACTATGGTTGTGGATAAAATAAATGGCATTTTAGGAAAGGAATACATAAAATCAAACACAACTAACCAATCGTATCGGGAAATATTATATCCTTATATGACTGATTTTTACATGAAATTAGGAATACAATTGATTTTTGGTACAAAAGTAGATGAACCTGCTACCCGCTTATTTCTTCCATACGAATTTAAAGATGCTATTTCTGCGACAAAAGTTAATGGAAATCTGATTGAAAAAAACAAGACAACCCTTCTTAAAGTTACTCAATCAGAATTGCCTTTTAATTGGCTTAATTCTATTTATTCGTTGATTACCATTTTGTTAATTTTAGTATTTTTAAACAAAAAATGGATACAAATTAGCTACTTTATTTTAGCTGGAATTTTAGGTGTATTCTTTTCTTTAGTTGGTTTGTATTCCTTACATGAAGAAGTATTATGGAATTATAACATATTATTATTTAACCCGCTTTTATTAGTTTTTGCTTGGTATCTTAAAAAAGGAATTAAAGATAGAATTGTTTTATTTGGGAAAGTAATTTTAGCCTTATTGTTAGTGTATTTAGCCTATATGACTACAAAAATTCACTTTGAAATTGTATGGCCTTTTATCGCCTTACATTTTTATTGGATAGGAAAAATTATTTTACAAATAAAAAAAGTAAGTAACTAG
- a CDS encoding exopolysaccharide biosynthesis polyprenyl glycosylphosphotransferase: MQVQKRKIHFEISERKILLRFIDLFFPITVLAFIGHYFQFDYFKVSQTNFTWTIVLAVYLLLFGSIFEMYNLQTASNRLQISKSIILTSSVTVLVYLLTPFYTPVLPSNRLQILLFFFSILFSLSLGRYLYIVLFASNRFMKKVLFVANSKEIDFMVAELSKFNPHYHVLGYIAIGESHHESKIELVSEEHLEEFVTRNYISEIVVISSKNKLTSLDLYTKLLGLLEKGIVIRKYNQVYESSTYRLPIQFEDKELYKFFPFSRSNQNKLYIYFNRLFDILLSIVGLLGFMLICPIIWLINLFFNKGSFFYTQERIGKNGVPFTIYKLRTMVQNAEQNGAVFATTNDSRITPFGKFLRKTRLDEFPQFINVLKGDMAIIGPRPERKVFVDEISSVIPLYQSRHVIKPGLTGWAQVNYPYGANLEDSLMKLRYDLYYIKHRSLFLDINIIIKTLSTILFFRGQ; encoded by the coding sequence ATGCAAGTACAAAAAAGAAAAATACATTTTGAAATTTCAGAACGTAAGATATTATTACGTTTTATAGATTTGTTTTTTCCAATAACTGTTTTGGCTTTTATTGGTCATTATTTTCAATTTGACTATTTTAAAGTATCTCAAACTAACTTTACATGGACAATTGTATTAGCGGTTTATTTGCTTCTTTTTGGGTCTATTTTTGAAATGTATAATTTACAAACGGCAAGTAATCGACTTCAAATTTCAAAAAGTATAATTTTAACTTCTTCAGTTACGGTATTAGTTTATTTATTAACACCCTTTTATACACCCGTTTTACCTTCAAATCGTTTACAAATTTTATTATTTTTCTTTTCCATCTTATTTTCTTTATCATTAGGAAGGTATCTTTATATTGTTTTATTTGCTTCTAATCGCTTTATGAAAAAAGTCTTGTTTGTTGCAAATAGCAAGGAAATTGATTTCATGGTTGCAGAATTATCAAAGTTTAATCCTCATTATCATGTTTTAGGATATATTGCAATAGGAGAATCTCATCATGAATCTAAAATAGAATTAGTTTCGGAAGAACATTTAGAGGAATTTGTAACTCGAAACTATATTTCTGAAATTGTAGTTATTAGTTCAAAAAATAAATTAACCTCATTAGATTTATACACTAAATTGCTTGGTTTATTAGAGAAAGGAATTGTTATTCGTAAATACAATCAAGTTTATGAGAGCAGTACTTATCGATTACCAATTCAATTTGAAGATAAAGAATTGTATAAATTTTTTCCATTTAGTAGAAGTAATCAAAACAAATTATATATCTATTTTAACCGTTTATTTGATATTTTATTGTCAATAGTAGGTTTACTAGGTTTTATGCTAATTTGTCCAATTATTTGGTTGATTAATCTATTTTTTAATAAAGGTAGTTTTTTTTATACACAGGAAAGAATTGGAAAAAATGGAGTTCCATTTACAATATATAAGTTGCGAACGATGGTTCAAAATGCTGAACAAAATGGAGCTGTTTTTGCAACTACGAATGATAGTCGAATTACTCCTTTTGGAAAATTTTTGCGTAAGACTAGATTAGATGAATTTCCTCAATTTATCAATGTATTGAAAGGGGATATGGCAATAATTGGACCTAGACCTGAACGAAAAGTATTTGTTGATGAAATATCAAGTGTAATTCCATTATATCAATCTCGCCATGTAATTAAGCCAGGATTAACAGGTTGGGCACAAGTAAATTATCCTTATGGAGCAAATCTTGAAGATAGTTTAATGAAGCTTCGATATGATTTGTATTACATTAAACATAGAAGTTTATTTCTTGATATTAATATTATTATCAAGACATTGAGCACTATTCTTTTCTTCAGAGGTCAATAA